The following proteins are encoded in a genomic region of Methanobrevibacter gottschalkii DSM 11977:
- a CDS encoding TIGR03576 family pyridoxal phosphate-dependent enzyme — protein MIVNNSLDEVKKRDNALTIIKNLVETKGRSSLFDLTGLAGGFIASSSEISLLETYVGPAIFEDAIQEVGKEHMGGEKVLAVNRTSSGILATILSLVSKDSNVVHYLAELPAHPSIPRSCNLVGANYFETDVFEEFSIPNNTSLVVITGSTMDHKVIDEEEFKQIIEMAHAKDIPVMVDDASGARLRTVVFNQAKACDLGADIAITSTDKLMPGPRGGLMSGRAELIDEIKIKVNQFGLEAQPPAVLAMVNGIKNFKEENLIKSFKRKDELYKLLSLKFSNFKKSPTGVMIYPEGLSSEINVPHKLSDDDLAYVFSFILLRDYGIITIPPVSMPGASATIRFELSSSDAVNLDLNSLGKKIVSAFEKLQDIITNEEKCREIVFNS, from the coding sequence ATGATAGTTAATAACTCTTTAGATGAAGTTAAAAAAAGAGATAATGCTCTTACAATCATCAAAAATCTTGTTGAAACTAAAGGCAGGTCTTCTTTATTTGATTTAACAGGTCTGGCAGGTGGATTTATCGCATCTTCTTCTGAAATTAGTCTTTTAGAAACATATGTTGGTCCGGCTATTTTTGAAGATGCTATTCAAGAAGTTGGAAAGGAACATATGGGTGGTGAAAAAGTCCTTGCAGTAAATAGGACTTCTTCAGGCATACTTGCTACAATATTATCTCTTGTTAGTAAAGATTCTAATGTAGTGCATTATCTTGCTGAATTACCTGCTCATCCATCTATTCCAAGAAGCTGTAACTTGGTTGGTGCTAATTACTTTGAAACTGATGTTTTTGAAGAGTTTTCAATACCGAATAATACTTCATTAGTTGTCATCACCGGTTCCACTATGGATCATAAGGTAATTGATGAAGAGGAGTTTAAACAAATTATTGAAATGGCACATGCAAAAGATATTCCTGTCATGGTTGATGATGCATCTGGTGCAAGACTTAGAACAGTTGTATTTAATCAAGCTAAAGCTTGTGATTTGGGTGCGGATATTGCAATCACAAGCACTGATAAATTGATGCCTGGTCCAAGAGGAGGATTGATGTCCGGTCGTGCAGAATTAATTGATGAAATTAAAATTAAAGTTAATCAATTCGGTCTTGAAGCTCAACCACCTGCAGTTCTTGCAATGGTGAATGGTATTAAAAATTTCAAAGAAGAAAATTTAATTAAAAGTTTCAAAAGAAAAGATGAATTATATAAATTATTATCTTTAAAATTTAGCAATTTTAAAAAATCACCTACAGGGGTCATGATTTATCCTGAAGGATTAAGTAGTGAAATTAATGTTCCACATAAGTTATCTGATGATGATTTGGCATATGTATTCTCGTTTATTCTATTAAGAGATTATGGAATAATCACAATTCCACCAGTTTCAATGCCCGGCGCATCAGCCACAATAAGATTTGAATTATCATCAAGTGATGCAGTTAATTTAGATTTAAACAGTCTAGGTAAAAAAATAGTATCTGCATTTGAAAAATTACAAGATATAATTACAAATGAAGAAAAATGTAGGGAGATTGTATTTAATTCTTGA